In Ascaphus truei isolate aAscTru1 chromosome 5, aAscTru1.hap1, whole genome shotgun sequence, one genomic interval encodes:
- the LOC142495077 gene encoding sec1 family domain-containing protein 2-like: MRRTAFSSPAQHLLTAATAEILHWCSCTELLLLSAGALHVKEFSCFEAGAANQPKALFVVSCGAVPWTWCARNPSSAEVMWAPLLLAPISPHLFRAPAFLFLLLPGGDLQALNCSWPGKKRIPGLGDVELHSLPPELQLHIRSLVSGLNHLMEGIGVREECFSVGHMSTIIAGELASYPQARNRSAHTHTLTDLTD, encoded by the coding sequence ATGAGGAGGACGGCTTTCTCCTCCcccgctcaacatttactcaCCGCCGCCACAGCCGAGATCCTGCACTGGTGCAGCTGCACcgaactgctgctgctctctGCGGGGGCCCTCCACGTTAAGGAGTTCTCCTGCTTCGAGGCCGGCGCTGCCAACCAGCCGAAGGCTCTGTTCGTGGTGAGCTGCGGGGCCGTGCCCTGGACATGGTGCGCCAGAAATCCTTCCAGTGCTGAGGTGATGTGGGCGCCGCTGCTGCTGGCCCCGATCTCCCCGCACCTATTCCGGGCCCCGGCCTTTCTCTTTCTGCTGCTACCTGGCGGAGACCTGCAGGCTCTCAACTGCAGCTGGCCGGGCAAGAAGAGGATCCCGGGGCTGGGGGACGTGGAGCTGCACTCCTTGCCCCCCGAGCTACAGCTTCACATCCGGAGCCTGGTTTCAGGACTCAACCACCTGATGGAGGGTATcggagtgagagaggagtgctTCTCCGTGGGGCACATGAGTACGATCATTGCGGGGGAGCTGGCCAGCTATCCTCAGGCGAGAAAccgcagcgcacacacacacacactgactgacctgactgactga